The stretch of DNA ATTGGATTCCTTGATAGCAAAACCTAACACGGCAGCGATAAAAATCACAGTCCACCCTTTGAGTGAAAAGGAGTTATTTGCCAATCGAGTAATGATATTCTGAATCATTTCTAAATGCTTTATTTTCTTTTCCACTGTTTTTCCCTGTCTTAGATTATTATGCCAATCCACGTTCCCAGTTGTCAAGCGGTTTTCAATTGCGTGCGTGTTATCTGGTTGAACGTATGATTCTGTACTTGCTCCGCAAGAGCCTCTATCGAATAAACAATTTTTACTTCGGGACGAACCAGTGAGGTCTGAATTTCAACATCAGTGCGCCGCGCGTATTGAGGGTGTACGCCGACATACAACGGTTTTTCTGTCATTGACCACGCTCCTAATTCGTAGAGGACAATTGGACAGAGCGTTTCGCATGGAAACCAACACAGAATTACGTTTGCATCTCGAAGAGCGTGGTGCTCCCACGTTATTTGCTCGCGGGACGCGTTTGGGTCCGAAATGGGGAAACACTTCCGGCGGGGATTTAGCAGCGTATAGTCTGTATGGTGCAGCAACTGAACCATCTGTTGTTGCCAATCAGGGCAATTCGTAATGCCACCAGCGAGGAAGATGCTTTTATGCAAGACGTGTTGAGA from Candidatus Poribacteria bacterium encodes:
- a CDS encoding nucleoside 2-deoxyribosyltransferase domain-containing protein; this translates as MQYIEAPHSYSQHVLHKSIFLAGGITNCPDWQQQMVQLLHHTDYTLLNPRRKCFPISDPNASREQITWEHHALRDANVILCWFPCETLCPIVLYELGAWSMTEKPLYVGVHPQYARRTDVEIQTSLVRPEVKIVYSIEALAEQVQNHTFNQITRTQLKTA